A region of Chitinophaga horti DNA encodes the following proteins:
- a CDS encoding lysoplasmalogenase — translation MKKKIWGLLYFSVLALDVLAIAIDLPFPRYFTKPLLMIMLALHYWSEALYIEQPVRNLIFAALIFSWWGDTLLLFEQNSNMFFLGGLTSFLMAHVAYIIFFARVEHAERFVRPRHIAWTCFSIVYAMGLLYLLYPNMEGLRLPVFLYAAVITAMLLSAIYAFAFKNTLASFLCILGAVLFVLSDTLLAVRKFYSPNSIASVAVMITYGIAQWCLVEGSLKHMKS, via the coding sequence ATGAAGAAAAAGATTTGGGGGTTGTTATATTTCTCTGTGCTGGCGCTGGACGTGTTAGCCATTGCGATAGACCTTCCCTTTCCACGTTACTTTACAAAACCGTTGCTCATGATTATGCTCGCCCTCCACTATTGGTCGGAGGCGTTGTACATCGAGCAACCCGTGCGTAATCTCATTTTTGCCGCACTTATCTTCTCCTGGTGGGGCGATACCCTGCTGCTTTTCGAGCAAAACAGCAATATGTTTTTTCTGGGGGGATTAACCAGCTTCCTGATGGCGCATGTTGCCTACATCATTTTCTTTGCCCGGGTAGAACATGCCGAGCGCTTCGTGCGACCGCGCCACATCGCGTGGACATGTTTCTCCATCGTGTACGCGATGGGGTTATTATACCTCTTGTATCCAAATATGGAAGGATTACGGCTTCCTGTTTTTTTATACGCCGCTGTAATAACGGCCATGCTGCTTTCCGCGATCTATGCGTTCGCGTTTAAGAACACGCTGGCCTCCTTTCTTTGTATACTTGGCGCAGTGTTATTCGTACTGTCAGACACGTTGTTGGCCGTACGTAAATTTTACTCTCCCAACTCTATTGCCAGCGTAGCTGTGATGATTACATATGGCATTGCCCAGTGGTGTTTGGTAGAAGGCAGCCTGAAACATATGAAAAGCTAA
- a CDS encoding sensor histidine kinase, giving the protein MLRITGLSLNVALGVWFALQHMYFLAGCMVPLLAIQIYGLYYYLNRVNRKLTLFLESIRYEDFSIRFSADNKLGKSFSALNHQFNEVLEAFRQTRAEREASLKYIDTIIQHISVGILSFDSDGKIELINPAAFRLLGIYRLRYIDELKHTHPELPELMMYLEAGHKSLFATQNGQQLSINAASVRLQGRLVKLISIQNIHAELQRKELEAWQNLTKILRHEIMNSITPIVSLIGTMKDIVDYDITAATEPGHEAVEDLKEALQTVESRSKGIMNFVNAYRDYTTLPEPQFTQVSLKTLLASVSNLLMSDIKAAGITYQASVSPENIEIHADATQLQMVLINLVKNAMDALEHTDKPLIQVKGYISNTQQVCIEIADNGPGIEPEALERIFIPFFTTKKKGSGIGLSLSQQIIQLHGGQLKVVSPPASGTTFYVLLNS; this is encoded by the coding sequence ATGCTTCGTATTACGGGGCTATCGCTCAACGTTGCGCTGGGCGTGTGGTTCGCGTTACAGCACATGTACTTTCTCGCCGGTTGCATGGTGCCATTGCTGGCCATACAAATCTATGGGTTGTACTATTACCTGAACCGGGTGAACAGGAAACTGACCTTGTTCCTGGAGTCTATCCGGTACGAGGATTTCAGCATCCGCTTTAGCGCTGATAATAAACTGGGCAAAAGCTTCAGCGCACTGAACCACCAGTTTAATGAAGTGCTGGAAGCCTTTCGCCAAACGCGCGCCGAAAGAGAGGCGAGCCTCAAATACATCGATACGATCATTCAACACATCAGCGTCGGCATTTTATCTTTTGACAGTGATGGAAAGATAGAACTGATTAATCCGGCGGCGTTCCGGCTGCTGGGTATTTACCGCCTGCGCTACATCGACGAATTGAAACATACGCACCCCGAATTGCCGGAGCTGATGATGTACCTGGAGGCGGGTCATAAAAGCCTGTTCGCCACGCAAAACGGGCAGCAGCTGTCTATTAACGCCGCCAGCGTACGGCTGCAGGGGCGATTGGTAAAGCTGATATCCATCCAGAACATTCATGCGGAACTGCAACGGAAAGAACTGGAGGCCTGGCAAAATCTTACGAAGATCCTGCGGCATGAGATCATGAACTCCATTACACCCATCGTATCGCTGATCGGCACGATGAAAGATATTGTGGACTACGACATCACCGCTGCTACGGAACCTGGTCACGAAGCGGTAGAGGATTTAAAAGAAGCGCTGCAAACGGTGGAAAGCCGCAGCAAAGGCATCATGAACTTCGTGAACGCTTATCGCGATTACACCACGCTGCCCGAACCACAGTTCACCCAGGTAAGCCTGAAAACGTTGCTCGCATCGGTAAGTAACCTGCTGATGTCCGATATAAAAGCGGCCGGCATCACTTACCAGGCCAGCGTATCCCCCGAAAATATAGAGATACACGCCGATGCCACACAACTGCAGATGGTACTCATCAACCTGGTGAAAAATGCCATGGATGCATTGGAACATACCGACAAGCCGCTCATCCAGGTCAAAGGTTACATCAGTAATACGCAACAGGTTTGTATCGAAATTGCCGATAATGGTCCGGGCATTGAACCTGAGGCGTTGGAGCGCATCTTCATTCCCTTCTTCACTACCAAAAAGAAAGGTTCTGGCATTGGACTCAGTCTATCGCAACAAATTATTCAGCTGCACGGCGGTCAATTGAAAGTGGTGAGTCCGCCTGCAAGTGGCACGACTTTTTATGTGTTGCTTAATAGCTAA
- a CDS encoding sigma-54-dependent transcriptional regulator, with the protein MTTIQQGKILIVDDDTDVLRAARLLLKRHFSQVDFEKNPQKIPYLVTNFDYDVILLDMNFTRDLSSGKEGFEWLDRILDINPKAAVVLFTAYGDVEMAVRAIKAGAVDFVLKPWENEKLLATIQKAFDSRQQQSAEKATVPVAASNNLISVSKAMQDILETAARVAETDANVLILGENGTGKDLLARHIHQLSLRKDKSFVSVDLGALSETLFESELFGHAKGAFTDARDDRMGRFEEANGGTIFLDEIGNITLPFQAKLLTVLQHRSVTRVGSNKSIPINVRLICATNRNISHMASQYLFRQDLLYRINTIEIQLPALRERTEDIIPLAEHFLGMYRKKYNRPVAFLHDSLIQQMEQYDWPGNIRELQHAVERAVILSQGKTLMPKDVFMKNNAASGNEKLNTGYNLEEMEQNMINQALKKCNGNITEAARELGLSRAALYRRMEKYNI; encoded by the coding sequence ATGACAACTATTCAGCAAGGAAAAATACTGATCGTAGACGATGACACCGATGTATTACGTGCAGCAAGACTTTTATTGAAACGGCACTTTTCGCAGGTAGATTTTGAGAAGAACCCTCAGAAGATCCCTTACCTCGTGACCAACTTCGACTACGATGTAATTCTGCTGGACATGAACTTTACCCGCGACTTAAGCAGTGGTAAAGAAGGATTCGAATGGTTGGACCGCATACTCGACATCAACCCGAAAGCCGCCGTAGTACTATTTACTGCCTACGGCGACGTGGAAATGGCCGTACGGGCGATTAAAGCCGGTGCTGTAGATTTTGTGCTGAAGCCCTGGGAGAACGAGAAATTATTAGCCACCATACAAAAGGCCTTTGACTCCCGGCAGCAACAAAGTGCAGAAAAAGCCACCGTACCAGTCGCTGCCAGCAACAACCTGATCAGCGTGAGCAAGGCGATGCAGGACATACTGGAAACCGCCGCGCGTGTAGCCGAAACCGATGCCAATGTATTGATCCTGGGCGAAAACGGCACCGGTAAAGACTTACTGGCCCGGCACATTCACCAGTTATCACTCCGGAAAGATAAATCGTTCGTTAGCGTAGACCTGGGCGCCCTCAGCGAAACGCTGTTCGAAAGTGAGTTGTTCGGTCACGCCAAAGGCGCATTCACCGACGCCCGCGACGACCGCATGGGGCGTTTTGAAGAAGCCAACGGCGGCACTATTTTCCTGGACGAGATAGGCAACATCACCCTCCCCTTTCAGGCGAAACTGCTTACGGTATTGCAGCACCGCTCCGTTACCCGCGTTGGCAGTAATAAATCGATACCCATCAACGTAAGGCTTATTTGTGCCACCAACCGGAACATTTCGCACATGGCGTCGCAGTACCTGTTCCGCCAGGATTTGCTGTACCGCATCAACACCATCGAAATACAGTTGCCGGCGCTGCGCGAGCGTACGGAAGATATTATACCGCTGGCAGAACACTTCCTCGGCATGTACCGCAAGAAATATAACAGGCCAGTGGCCTTCCTGCACGACTCGCTGATACAGCAAATGGAGCAGTACGACTGGCCGGGCAACATCCGCGAGCTGCAACACGCGGTGGAACGGGCCGTTATTCTTTCGCAGGGCAAAACACTCATGCCGAAAGATGTGTTTATGAAGAACAATGCCGCCAGCGGTAACGAGAAACTAAACACCGGTTACAACCTGGAGGAAATGGAGCAGAACATGATTAACCAGGCCCTGAAGAAATGTAATGGTAACATTACCGAAGCTGCAAGGGAGCTGGGTTTGAGCAGAGCCGCATTATACCGGCGCATGGAAAAATATAACATCTGA
- a CDS encoding efflux RND transporter periplasmic adaptor subunit: MDRKIEKKFWNKKRILMIGGGTLVVFLLAYQLIFADHRSRLNVEKEKITVSTVSKGTFDVYIVVTAVVQPLKTIRLDAIEGGYVMQKYLEGGSMVKKGDSILRLDNQRLMMDFVNRETEMYRLINELQNTRLSLKQDRFTLDKTLSELDYTLDQAKDLFDRNDKLFKDKVISESDYLKSKRDYERLKRAREIEVQSQKYQEDNSRLQIAQLEATIERTQRNLQLMKSNLANLVVRAPVAGQLSSIDVEVGSSIVAGQNIGQIDDMDGFKLRAEIDEHYISRVYVGLKANFEFNGKENTLVIAKVYPEVKNGRFEVDMVFDGKTPEGIRRGQSTPIHLELGKSSQAVLLPTGGFFSDTGGNWVYVLEKGGKKAVKRQISLGRKNPLYFEVLDGLQPGEQVITSSYENFGDKEVLSF, translated from the coding sequence ATGGACAGAAAAATAGAAAAGAAGTTCTGGAACAAAAAACGCATCCTGATGATCGGGGGCGGTACGCTGGTGGTATTCCTGCTGGCTTACCAGCTCATTTTCGCCGATCACCGTTCCAGGCTCAATGTTGAGAAGGAGAAAATTACGGTATCTACCGTGTCGAAAGGCACGTTCGATGTATATATTGTAGTTACCGCGGTGGTGCAACCGCTAAAAACCATCCGCCTGGATGCGATCGAAGGCGGTTATGTAATGCAGAAGTACCTCGAAGGAGGCAGTATGGTTAAAAAGGGGGATTCGATCCTGCGCCTCGATAACCAGCGTCTTATGATGGACTTCGTAAACCGCGAAACAGAAATGTATCGCCTGATCAACGAACTGCAAAACACCCGTTTGAGCCTCAAGCAAGATCGCTTTACGCTGGATAAAACGCTGAGTGAACTGGATTACACGCTCGACCAGGCGAAAGACTTGTTCGATCGCAACGACAAGCTGTTTAAGGACAAAGTGATTTCCGAATCGGACTATCTTAAATCGAAACGCGATTACGAGCGCCTGAAACGTGCCAGGGAGATAGAAGTACAGTCGCAGAAGTACCAGGAAGATAACAGCCGTCTGCAAATCGCGCAGCTCGAAGCGACCATCGAACGTACACAGCGTAACCTGCAACTGATGAAGAGCAATCTTGCCAACCTGGTGGTGCGTGCCCCAGTTGCCGGACAGCTTTCCTCTATCGACGTGGAAGTTGGTTCCAGCATCGTGGCCGGACAAAACATTGGTCAGATTGATGATATGGACGGGTTTAAACTGCGGGCGGAGATTGACGAGCATTACATCTCCCGCGTATATGTCGGGTTAAAAGCCAACTTCGAATTTAACGGTAAAGAAAACACGCTGGTGATCGCGAAAGTGTATCCGGAGGTGAAGAATGGCCGCTTCGAAGTGGACATGGTGTTTGATGGTAAAACGCCGGAAGGCATCCGTCGCGGTCAAAGTACGCCTATTCACCTGGAGCTGGGTAAATCTTCGCAAGCCGTATTGCTGCCAACCGGAGGCTTCTTCTCCGATACCGGCGGCAACTGGGTGTATGTGCTGGAAAAGGGCGGTAAGAAAGCCGTGAAGCGCCAGATCAGTTTAGGCCGCAAAAACCCGCTGTACTTCGAAGTGCTGGATGGCCTGCAGCCGGGCGAACAGGTAATAACGTCCTCGTATGAGAATTTCGGTGACAAAGAAGTTTTATCATTTTAA
- a CDS encoding ABC transporter ATP-binding protein codes for MIRTVNLQKMFATEEVETTALNGINMEIQDGEFVAIMGPSGCGKSTLLNILGLLDNPTDGEYHFWGKEVARMSERQRAQLRKGAIGFVFQSFNLIDELTVFENVELPLLYLKVPGPERKKKVEEVLERMSIMHRRNHFPQQLSGGQQQRVAIARAVVARPNLILADEPTGNLDSTNGEEVMKLLQELNNAGTSMIMVTHSPYDAGFAHRIVNLFDGRVVTENIKEQFHV; via the coding sequence ATGATCAGAACAGTCAATTTACAAAAGATGTTTGCGACCGAAGAAGTGGAAACCACGGCCCTCAACGGTATAAATATGGAAATACAGGACGGTGAGTTTGTGGCCATCATGGGCCCATCCGGTTGCGGCAAATCTACACTGCTCAATATCCTGGGTCTGCTCGATAACCCTACCGATGGCGAATATCACTTCTGGGGTAAAGAGGTGGCACGTATGAGCGAGCGCCAACGTGCGCAGTTGCGTAAAGGTGCGATCGGCTTCGTGTTCCAGAGCTTTAACCTCATTGACGAACTGACGGTTTTTGAGAACGTGGAGCTGCCATTGTTATACCTGAAAGTACCAGGCCCCGAGCGTAAAAAGAAAGTGGAAGAAGTGCTGGAGCGCATGAGCATCATGCATCGCCGTAATCACTTCCCGCAACAACTCTCGGGTGGTCAGCAACAGCGTGTCGCGATTGCCCGCGCCGTAGTAGCCCGCCCCAACCTGATTCTGGCGGATGAGCCCACCGGTAACCTCGACTCCACCAACGGGGAAGAAGTAATGAAGCTGCTGCAGGAGCTTAATAACGCCGGTACCAGCATGATCATGGTAACCCACTCGCCATATGACGCCGGCTTTGCCCATCGCATTGTGAACCTGTTCGATGGCAGGGTGGTGACGGAGAATATCAAGGAACAATTTCACGTTTAA
- a CDS encoding ABC transporter permease: protein MFANYLKLAWRNIWKSKGTFAINVIGLAVAVCVALLLSVTAYFQFSFNNFHKELGSLYQIYHEENEVNGPNAKSNLPVPLQDEMKREFPEVLMSTRYIGGGASYRYGTTTGSMGIRFVDPDFLDMFTFPIISGSKRPLDQPGNIVFSDKAALKWLGSADVVGKQVSIKFGDKWDNFTIAAVVQAAPANSDLDFGALMRFEHLPAYEQHKSIWDHYNTEMFVKLSDKATIAGFEKHSQSIVNKYYQDNVARIKRDGGKPNADGYLKKFSLIPVRDMHFISISASGGDVKKALPYMLIVIAAFVLFIACINFINLSVARAFGRAKEVGMRKMMGAVRFQLVLQLWGEALMICLVALIVGGIITYLVIPSYSAWLHTSVNMAMIFRPEMLLGIIAAFLVMTIVAGVYPALVMTRIDTVQALKGSVKPGRKQPVRNSLIVVQFAFSSLLICCTLVALQQISYLRSKPLGYNKQQVISLPLAGGDIHRGQLINLLRDRLSGEPGILSFSAADNNLGLGLDRSSMTSSVTFDYKEREINTNLLTVDYDYTQTIGIQLVAGRDFDRRLASDSTAIVINEEMAKRLGGNNVLNQFIKFDDEGDQHQVIGIMKNYHFQSLAKKIDAITLRLDPTRVDYAYGYIKVSPNDLPASLGRVEKVWSQIQPGVEFKGSFLDENVDRMYNEEKRTSQLLVAGAIVTIIISCMGLFAMAILSIAQRTKEIGIRKVLGSSISAIVVLLYRDFLKLVVIAIFIAVPLAWYGMGAWLNSFAYNVGLQWWVFAVAGLCAVIVALVTVSVQSIRAALANPVKSLRSE, encoded by the coding sequence ATGTTTGCCAACTACCTGAAACTCGCCTGGCGAAATATCTGGAAGTCGAAAGGAACTTTCGCCATTAACGTGATCGGTTTAGCCGTAGCAGTCTGCGTCGCTTTACTATTGTCGGTTACCGCTTACTTCCAGTTTTCCTTCAATAACTTTCATAAGGAATTAGGCTCCCTGTACCAGATATACCACGAGGAAAACGAGGTGAACGGACCCAATGCAAAATCCAACCTGCCTGTTCCTTTACAGGATGAGATGAAGCGCGAGTTCCCGGAAGTGTTGATGTCTACCCGGTACATCGGTGGCGGTGCAAGCTACCGCTACGGGACCACTACCGGCTCCATGGGCATTCGCTTTGTAGATCCTGACTTCCTGGATATGTTTACGTTCCCGATCATCAGCGGCAGTAAACGGCCGCTCGACCAGCCGGGCAACATTGTCTTTTCCGACAAGGCTGCCCTGAAATGGTTGGGTTCTGCCGATGTGGTAGGCAAACAGGTGTCGATCAAGTTCGGCGATAAATGGGATAACTTTACGATTGCCGCCGTTGTACAGGCCGCGCCCGCCAATTCCGACCTCGATTTTGGAGCGCTCATGCGTTTCGAACATTTGCCGGCTTACGAGCAGCATAAATCCATCTGGGACCACTACAACACAGAAATGTTCGTAAAGCTGTCTGACAAGGCTACCATAGCTGGTTTTGAAAAACACAGCCAGTCGATCGTAAACAAGTACTACCAGGACAATGTGGCCAGGATTAAACGTGACGGCGGCAAGCCCAATGCGGATGGTTACCTGAAGAAGTTCAGCCTCATCCCGGTGCGTGATATGCATTTCATCAGCATCAGTGCCAGTGGCGGCGATGTTAAAAAAGCGTTGCCATACATGCTGATCGTGATTGCCGCTTTTGTACTGTTCATCGCCTGTATCAACTTCATCAACCTGTCTGTTGCACGTGCCTTTGGCCGCGCCAAAGAAGTAGGCATGCGCAAAATGATGGGTGCCGTGCGTTTTCAGCTGGTGTTGCAATTGTGGGGAGAGGCGTTAATGATTTGCCTTGTAGCGCTGATTGTCGGTGGTATTATCACTTACCTGGTCATACCCTCCTATAGCGCCTGGCTGCATACAAGTGTAAACATGGCCATGATCTTCCGGCCGGAAATGCTGCTCGGCATCATAGCCGCCTTCCTGGTCATGACGATCGTAGCCGGTGTTTACCCGGCGCTGGTGATGACGCGCATCGATACGGTGCAGGCGTTGAAAGGCAGCGTGAAGCCCGGTCGTAAACAGCCCGTAAGGAACTCGCTGATCGTCGTACAATTTGCATTTTCGTCCCTGTTGATCTGTTGTACGCTGGTGGCCTTGCAGCAAATCAGTTACCTGCGTTCCAAACCGCTTGGCTATAATAAGCAACAGGTGATCAGCCTGCCACTGGCGGGCGGTGATATACACCGCGGGCAATTAATCAACCTGCTTCGCGATAGGCTGTCCGGTGAGCCGGGTATATTAAGCTTTAGTGCAGCGGATAATAATCTCGGCCTCGGTCTCGACCGGTCGAGCATGACGTCGTCCGTTACGTTCGATTATAAAGAACGGGAGATCAATACCAATTTATTAACCGTTGACTACGATTATACACAAACGATAGGCATTCAGCTCGTCGCCGGGCGCGATTTTGACAGGCGGTTGGCGTCCGATTCTACGGCAATCGTGATCAATGAAGAAATGGCCAAACGCCTGGGCGGTAACAATGTTCTCAACCAGTTTATCAAGTTTGATGATGAAGGTGACCAGCACCAGGTAATCGGTATCATGAAAAACTACCACTTTCAGTCGCTCGCTAAAAAGATTGACGCAATTACTTTAAGGCTCGATCCTACGAGAGTCGATTACGCATACGGCTATATAAAAGTATCGCCTAACGACCTGCCGGCCAGCCTGGGCAGGGTGGAGAAAGTGTGGAGCCAGATACAGCCGGGCGTAGAATTCAAAGGATCGTTCCTCGACGAGAACGTTGACCGTATGTATAATGAAGAGAAACGTACCTCGCAGTTGCTCGTAGCCGGCGCGATCGTAACCATCATCATTTCCTGCATGGGGCTCTTTGCGATGGCCATCTTGTCTATTGCGCAACGCACCAAGGAAATTGGTATCCGCAAAGTATTAGGTTCCAGCATCAGCGCTATTGTAGTACTGTTGTACCGCGACTTCCTAAAACTGGTGGTGATCGCGATATTCATAGCCGTGCCGCTGGCCTGGTATGGGATGGGGGCCTGGCTCAATTCCTTCGCTTATAACGTTGGCCTGCAATGGTGGGTGTTTGCCGTGGCGGGACTTTGTGCCGTTATCGTAGCACTGGTAACGGTTAGTGTGCAGTCCATCCGGGCGGCGCTGGCCAACCCCGTTAAATCATTAAGATCAGAATAA
- a CDS encoding ABC transporter ATP-binding protein: MIHLKHISKHYPVGFGKNEVLKDIDLHIHEGEFVSIMGPSGSGKSTLLHILGLLEEPSGGEYYFDNELVSKMNEKKRTQLHRGSIGFVFQAYHLIDELTVYENIETPLLYRNISASERKSRVADVLDRFNIVAKKDLFPNQLSGGQQQLVGIARAIIGEPKVIFADEPTGNLHSDQALSIMQLFRELNQKDKITIVQVTHSDQNATYGNRIIRIMDGQVQ, translated from the coding sequence ATGATCCATTTAAAGCATATCTCTAAGCATTACCCGGTTGGATTTGGTAAAAATGAAGTATTGAAAGATATTGATCTGCACATACACGAGGGGGAATTTGTTTCGATCATGGGGCCTAGCGGCTCGGGCAAATCGACCCTTTTACACATACTTGGTTTGCTGGAAGAGCCTTCCGGCGGCGAATATTACTTTGACAATGAGCTGGTGAGCAAAATGAATGAGAAGAAGCGCACCCAGTTACACCGGGGCAGCATCGGTTTTGTGTTCCAGGCGTATCACCTCATCGATGAATTGACCGTATATGAAAATATAGAAACGCCACTGCTGTATCGCAACATCTCGGCTTCGGAGCGTAAGAGTCGCGTGGCCGACGTGCTGGATAGGTTTAACATTGTGGCTAAAAAAGACCTGTTCCCAAACCAGTTGTCGGGCGGCCAGCAGCAACTGGTGGGCATTGCCCGCGCCATTATCGGCGAGCCGAAGGTGATATTTGCCGACGAGCCTACGGGCAACCTGCACTCCGATCAGGCCCTTTCTATCATGCAGCTTTTCAGGGAGCTGAATCAAAAAGATAAGATCACCATTGTACAGGTAACCCATTCCGACCAAAACGCGACCTACGGTAACCGGATCATCCGGATTATGGACGGCCAGGTGCAATAG